The Phycodurus eques isolate BA_2022a chromosome 5, UOR_Pequ_1.1, whole genome shotgun sequence DNA segment GCGGGTAGAAGAGTCAGGTGTTCTGATACTTTTGTTCATTCTGTGTATCTAACAGTTAAAGAGTGGCTTTTCTTATGTTCTGCCTACTGTCAACAGGGAGTTGGCAATGCTGCTTTCTATGGCTCAGAGCAACCCAGCGCTGTTCCAGTTGGTCTCAGACAGGATGACAATAGCGAGGCAGCTCAGCCAACTCAGCAAACTGAAGGAACTGATGGAGACCAACGAGGAAGAactcaaaaccaaacaaactgaGGAGTGGACCGGCTGGATCACACGCTATCGGTGGGATGCGGGGAGGAAAATGCACACAGGGATTGGACTCATGTCTGGGGGCAAAATTAACATGGCCTGGATGAGAAGATGATTTAGGTGGAAGTGTCACTGAAAAAGTGTCGCTGATAAAGTGGGCAGAGAGTAAAAAGAACAACAGGAAATGTGCCGTTGGGTGTTCCATGACTGTTCTTTTGAGTGTTCTTTGGTATCACTGCAGGAAGCGTCTGGCTCAGGAACTGGAGGGCTACAGTGACGTGCAGGCTGTGCAGGAAGAGCGGGTGAGGGTGATGAACAGCATCAACCCGCGTGTGGTTCTCCGGAATTACATTGCCCAGAATGCTATAGAAGCTGCTGAGAGTGGAGACTTCTCTGAGGTATGGTCAACTGATCCTCGTGGTTTTGTGACTCGCAAAAGAAATGATAACAAAAGTAATTGGTGTTAGTGATGATGATGTTAAATATgatgtatacattttatttgatctttTCATGCGACGACATgaaagaaatgacactttgctaaCGTAGCTGTAACGTAGTCCGTGTATAACTTGTAGAACAGAAATTTACTCCCTCTTAAAATAACTCAACACTTCCTGTCTCAtatgctggcaacaaaagtgattGCACCCCAAAGTGAACATTTCCAATTTGGGCTCAATTAGCCATTTTCAATGGCGGTCCAAGAgtgtcaaattaaataaataaatacatcattcGATGATTTTAATGATTCAGAAGATTGCCAACAGCCTGAAAATGAGCTGCTGCACTCTGGCCAAGACTGTACAGTGGTTAATCAGGACAGGTTTCACTTAGAACAGTCCTCGACATGGTCCACCAAAGGTTTGTGCACATGCTCAGCATCATATCCAGAGTTTGTCTTTGGAAAATAGTGCTGTATGAGTGCTGTCAGCATTCCTGCAGAGGTTGGAAGGGGGGAAGGCCCAGGCTGTCATGTCAGAAGGAAGCCTTATTCCAAAGATGATGTTCAACAAAGCCCAAAAAACAAGACTTAAAGATATGGATTAATGGAACAGTGTCCTGTGGTCTAATCAGAACAAGATACATTTATTTGGTTCAGATGGTTTCAAGCGTCTGTACAGGCAAGGAAGATGGTGGGAGTTTCATCGTCTCGGGCGGGATAGGGCCAGGTACCTTTGAATAGtatagaataattttttttttcttttcttcataaataaataaaagcacctCGCGCACTCACGCAGCTGCGTCGTGTCTGCCCAcagtagtttcattctgaagcgCGAAATAGcaaatgcagcaggtgtacatTGTGTTCTGTGTCCTCTttcatagttatcatacaaggaGATACGTATACAACACTCTAGGCTGCTCCGTGTGTCGTTTGAAGCgttataatttactgtaacgggaggataagcggtatggaaaatggatggatgaaacggGTCTCTCTTCTGGTCACTTAattttacagttgattcactgtatattgcagtacaccaacatcgcagcgaACCCGAAAGTACAGCcgttcacactcagattcacacctatggacaacttaagagtcttcaattaccctaacatgcatgtttttggaatgtgggaggaagctgacgTTTGCCCATATCGTGTGGAAAACTATCACATTCACTTCCCCTCCAGGTGCAGTGTACACTTCCGTGATGTGTAATGTCTGGCTGTCCCGTATTTCAGGTCCGGCGGGTCCTCAAAGTTCTGGAGAAGCCGTTCTCCTCCCAGCCTGGTCTGGAGGTCCCTGCGTGGGTAGGCCAAGGTGGTGCCGCCCAACAGGGGGAGAGAGATGATGGCGATGAGCAACAGGAGGAGGTGACATCTGCCTCGACAGTCCGAAATCCTGTACCGTATGACAGCAAACCTCCAGCTTGGTCTCAGGCAATCTGTGTCACATGATCTTCGTAATAACTTCCCTGCACTTCATCATCTGGCCTGCCAAAATGTGAGGGAAGTTTTAGCATTTGACttccttttttcacatttgaatgtACCTCCTGATCATTTGCACAACTCTTATCACTGCGTGGTGGGCCGGTGTCAGGGAAGTGGGTCTGAGATTCATCACTCCATAGAGAACATCAACGACGCAAGGCAGTCAGGGACTAAGTTGGGTGTGGTGTCACAAATGTATTATGACTGTTATCACAATTTAAGGACCTTACATTTATGACGTGTTCTTGTACACATTGAAAAAGCTATATTGATTCTTCTTTACAATCCTGCATGTTGTAAAGCATCACCCCATCTTGTTCCCTCTCTGTTTGGTGCCTGGTGGCTGTTAATGACGGCTCAGACGGCAAGTTTTACAAGGACCTGTCTGAGTCTGATAAACTGTGGGGGTAATGCCTGAAATACCAACTAGTTTGCATTAGGCCTTTTGTTTTTATAGATATAAATATTAGTAATAGCAAATGATTGCATTAACATTAACCAGCCACAACATCATGATCACTTTATAAGTGAGATCCAATACACACTTAGCATTGTGTGAGAACCATGAACTGAAgggtgccttgaggtacgagCTTAATTTGTCCCATGACCGTGCTCATAACCCAAATCtacccgttgaaatgaatggaattacaattaatctgttccagcctccaaccccacccccccaaaaaaatgtggtaatgtgtttttaattaaaaaaaaaaaaaaagtcacgccCTGGCCACCTGGGGGAAGTGTAATCCAGACACTCCTTATCTCCTCTGTAAACcgtagtaatattagttgttcttcgcagaggatagaAAATGTGTAGGTATGTACATCTGTATGTATatgaattttatatatatatatatatatatatatatagtgtgtgtgtatattttaaatacatttattattatattatgattAATGAATTAAATATCCGTTAACACGGGGCACTGAGGCtacctctgacagtgtcaatcataATAActactgtttgtgtttttgtctgtgtgttttcccccctttcctctctctctctctctcttccacatttcttgtaTTGGATCATATTACATTGTGCAAGTGTGTCTAATGTTGTGGCCGCTTGGTGTTTCAGTGTTTTCATTGAGCGAAAGTTGGGCTAGGATTCCAATTTTGCCATTGTTAGCGCATTTATTTacatcatacagtatgtgcacctCGAGGATTATCATCATGGTTTGTCCCTCATTATcccataatttgtttaaaatgttttgccgagcttgtttaaaaaaaaaaaggttgtagcGAGTCTTTTGAAATCTATTAATAAACCAAGCAGCACATTTTCTTTCGCGCTTTACATGAAATCCTAATAAACTTTCTGCTAATGTCTCATTTCGGAAGCGCGTCCAACTCTTTTATTCTTAGCAACATAAAGACGTCTCTGTGTGTGGTGAGGCCACGTAGACTGAACTTCTGCAACCTGACATCTTTTTCGCATGCTCTGCAGACGAGTGATCATGTCGCAGCAAGTCCTAATAAACCTTCCGCAGTCCTTGCTCACATGAAGCTGCACTGACATCCAATCAGACAGTTGTCTCATTTCTGGGGATTTGCGgccgctattttttttttttttttgcgcctcGTGTTCCGGTTGAGTGCGTGCGTTATTTTGCGCGTAGTGTCGTGTTACACACATTCCAGGTGTGTCACCTTTTTAGTGGCAGACGTCCAAATGTGGAGGCGGGAGTGGCTTTGTGCGACCTTTTAGGGCGCGCCTGCACACTCCGCTCACTCACGGGCGCAATGATCGAACAATGGACGAGTAGCTCTCGAAGAAACTGAACAACGAATGAGAAGAATAAGCCGTCTTTAATTGTGAACATTTTCTCCAACTTCGCACGGCAAGAATGTCTCGACGCGTCAGACCGGGGTACCATCGGCAGGAAATCAACAAAACCTCGTGGGAGGTACCGGATAGGTACCGTGATCTGAAGCAAGTGGGGACCGGAGCGTACGGGACCGTGTGGTGAGTGAAACGTGACAAATTGACGTCAAAGTCGTAGGGACGCATCCATCATGCGGCAAAGGAGAGCGATTCCAATTTCCGTATTACGGTTAAATCGGAAAACAAAAACCACGCCGACCACCcggcaagatttttttttacgttgacttttttttttttttttattattattgttttgtgatGTTAATGACGAAAATGAATATCCACTGGTCAGGACATATACtgcaaatgcaaaacaacaacaacaacctttgCACTACCATATGCATTTACTGTCAATCATAAACATGCAGACACCAAGAATATCGTCATATTGTCACCATCGCCCTCGCTGGCAGAGCAACGCAAAATGCTGCTTCTGAAACATCTCTCGGTTTGATGCACCACAGACCATAAACCACAACACTGAACAATGAATATAGTCCCTCGATGACACGGCTGTCAAACGCGAGGCCCGgggaccagatccggcccgccgcgtcattttatgtggccggcgaaagcaaatcacgtgcggcaacttccatgattcttgctaaaatctgtaccagaATATCTCATTGTCCTATGTAATAAATACATCAACTTAAACTATTGCatgcatttttgttaccaaattcctttttttttttacacaactgAACTAACTTTTATCCttgaattctgatttcaaaactaattatccatcatttttgttgtgtttatgtaataatatgatgaggcgatctTGGCCTTCTTCACCACATCTCTTTTGGGGACATCTGTCGCATCATTTTGTTCTCCCCTATCAGAGATGCTATATGTCACtgctgtcaaactcaaggcccgggggccagatctggccagCCGAATGGTTTTATGTGGCTCTTGAAAGCAAttcatgtgcatcaacttcatgtttcttgctaatataccaaatttgtcttgaaatggtcttcacttttaataacgttgagatattgcaagcgtTCAATACATtcgaaacactttttttttttttaactggcttCCGATTTCAAAATTAGTTATCCATGAATTTGTCGTGTTGTCTATTGAGGATAGATGTATGTGGGGTCATAGTCATAACAACCCTCCTAGAGAAACCAAAACTACAACGTAGCCCGtgacaaaaaatgagtttgacacccccgcatatttgtattttctttcattttgcttCATTTGACTTTGCGGTCTACAGCCACGTTGGCATTGccaatgagaatctgttctcaattgccttctAGCCTGTTcatagatggatggaaagataGATAAAGTTGTGGCCTTGCAGAGTATCTTCAAACCAGTGGATTGGGAGAATTGTATTGATGAATGACAGATGGTTGCTGCTCAAATGGACTGTGCCAGTACATATGAGCCTTTCTTTCTATACACAGTGTATACGTAGAAAAGTGCTACGCCATTGTACAGCTCATCCTCTGATACTCCCCACGCCCCCAAACTTGTAGTTCAGCAATGGACGTCAGAACCCGAACCAGAGTGGCCATCAAGAAGCTGTATCGGCCATTCCAGTCCGAGCTGTTCGCCAAACGAGCCTACAGGGAGCTGAGGCTCCTCAAACACATGAAGCATGAAAATGTAAGACGGACTATTTCTTTTTATACTGTGCCCATCCGATATTTAAATGATGCTGTCTGTTTTCAGGTGATCGGTCTCTCAGATGTGTTCACGGCGGACCTCTCGTTGGATAAATTGAATGATTTGTAAGTAACTATTGCGGTGCGGCTGACATACCGTATGCTTGACCTTTGAAGCACATCCCTCCTCACGCTCGCAATGATCCTCGACCCTCAAGTTACCTTGTGATGCCGTTCATGGGGACGGACCTGGGCAAACTGATGAAGCTGCAGAGGCTGTCTGAAGAAAAAATCCAGTATTTGGTCTATCAGATCCTCAAAGGGCTCAAGGTGGAGAACTCTCATTTGACCTGCTGTTGTATGCCATTCTCGACCCGTGGGCCCCATTGTTCGATTGATTAAGCTCCAGATATCCTCttgtattacagtatattcactCTGCTGGTATCATTCACAGGGTAGGTTGCTTATATTGTTTGGCTTTCCACCATGAGTGTTATCTAATCAACAAAACAAGGTGGCTTTTTGTGAGCTAGCTTAAGTTATTTGACCTCTCTCGTGCTTGTTTGATTCTTTGCCTTTGACACTGTTTGCTCCTGCGAACTTTTCAGGACCTCAAACCAGGAAATCTTGCTGTCAACCAAGATTGTGAGCTCAAGGTACCTTCACGCACGCATCCCGATAACCTAAACTCATGTCACGTCAAAATCttaagaacaaacaaacaacaacaaaaaaaacaggaaatacgTGTTCCAATATTTCACATTCTTCTATCAAAAGATATCAAATGAAAAGGAAAATTAGGCTTAATTTACAAGGCAAAGAGCCACATTTGGTTGAATAAGAATGGACACCACATGCGTCATAATAAAACAGTAGAACAAGCCAACCAACCAGCCGATCGCCACTGAAAGGGAACGAtgaaatgtaatactgtatgttgggggaaaaaaaagtgttgcttttATGGTGGCTTCACTGTCAGAAGATCCAGGTTCGAATCTCTGTCGGaacatctctgtgtggagtttgcttgttgtCCCCATGCTTGCTTGGAtttactctggcttcctcacacatccccaaaacatgactgaagactaaattgcccgcaggtgtgaatgcgagtgcttGTTTGTTCAGACGTACGTTGCCCTTTCATGGGCTGGCGACCGTTCcgaggtgtaccccacctcggAAACGTTAGATTTCCAAATCTTTTAATTTTGCACCTTATATCAAGTTAAGTCTTAATTATAGCGGTATGGTTTTGGTGCCCACCACCCATAAGATTTGAAACGGTATTTGTCCAGATGGGAATGTTGCTATGTCACACCTGATAAGACGAAGGGGCGGTAGCAGAATTTGAATCTGCTTCACTCTGGGGTGCCTCAGTATCACAATCACACGTTCATGACGGCTTCGTTGTGACTTCGCCTGACGTTTCAGATCTTGGACTTTGGTTTGGCACGTCAGGCTGACAGTGAGATGACAGGCTACGTGGTGACTCGGTGGTACCGAGCCCCAGAGGTCATCTTGAGCTGGATGCACTACAGCCAGACCGGTAATCCATTTGAATGATATACTGTGTGCTTTTTCCGTACAAATGGACTTGAAATGCTTTTCAACTCAAGGCTGCGAAGAGAGAATGTGATTTACCACCAGATGTTCGCACCCTCCGCTGAACAGGCTAGAACTTGTTTAGCTGTCTGTGACATGGATCTTTGAAAAGTATTTAGTGAACTCAGTCAGACATCTTCTTTTCATGCTTTCAATATAAAGCCTACTGAAGTCACTAATGAGAACAGCGCTTATTTATCTGTAGCATATTGAAGATGATGTCCAGGAAGTTCACAAACACCTCGTTTGCTTTAGTGTCTGCATGGCAAAACCttttgcagacatttttttttttttttgccttttcaagACCGGTTTTAATGAGCgtgaatgtaaaatatgatGCGCTGCAAACGCCAATCACAAAATTAGGCATGAACACTGAACGTTATTGTATCAGCATAGGCAAAATCTTGGATGTGGTCTCCTAGATCTCATTTTAGTGTTCGTGAAAATAATATGTGACATTACTGATATGATAACGATATGCACATGGATGGCCATAAAATCCAGGAACAACAAATTCAAATCCGTTTTGTGACCCTGCAATGGTGCAGGCACACAAACTGCTTGTCTGTGTCGATCCCATGTGCCACCCCATATATTCCGCAAGAGGGCGCTCGCTCAACATTGGGGTCGAATAGGTTTGTAATGTTCATGAATGGCCTGTCTTGTGCTTCTTCGTCAGTGGATATTTGGTCAGTAGGCTGCATCATGGCAGAGATGCTACAAGGGAAACCTCTTTTCAAAGGCAGCGACCGTATCCTTTTCCGTTTTCGGTTTGTGCACTCGTTTCCACCGTTCCACAacattttttgtacaaaaagttttgttgttttaaaaaatggtgcTATTATTTGCTAGGCATCACCTTTGATCCCTTGACCCCCACCTTATAAGACCTTAATCAGCTGACTGAGATCATGAAGATCACAGGAACACCAACTCAGGAATTCATAGCAGAACTACAATCAGACGACGTGAGTTTAAATCACACAACAGCAACTGAATAGACGTGATTAATTGTATCTATATAACACCTTACAAGTGACCCAAGGATGATTAATGAATTGAATGACTTGCTGCCTCTTTTTGCAGGTTCACATTCTCCAGTccattttgacttttctttgaaTTAATAATGTAAGCGTTATATTTCCAGGCCAAAAGCTACATCCAAAGTCTcaaaaaagtggaaaagaaagacCTTCACAAAGTGTTCTCCGATGCCAATCCACAAGGTATTACTGTTTACTTTCGAATCAGATATTTTCTTCACCATTCAAttgattgatattttttttcctgctgaaTTGATCTCCCGTCTGACCTCATTCCTCAGCGGTGTCAGTGTTGGAGCATATGTTATTACTGGAGCCGGAAAGCAGGGCCACAGCGGCGGATGCCCTCTTGCTGCCGTACTTCACGGAGTTTCGGGAACCCGAGGAGGAGACGGAAGCTCAGCCGTACGACCACTCGCTGGACAACACGGAGCTGCCCCTGGAGCAGTGGAAACGTAAGGCTGAACGGGGAAGTGAAATCAAACATGAGCCAGTACAACTGCAAATATTGACTCTGGTGCTGTGCGATGTGTCGTTTTCTATCTTTGTCTATAGGTCACACCTTCACAGAGATCTTAACCTTCAATCCTGTTGTGCCAGAATCCAAGGAAACATCTCTGTAAGACACAAGTTGCCCACATTTgatcgtttcccccccccccctcaagaAATAAGGAAAGTCTTCACGATGTTATCAGGGGTTCAAACTTGTCCTTTTGACTTACTAGCCATTGTTTGCTTGAAGTTGTGCAGGACCTCTGGTACTTGAATTTCATACAAAATGTGTAGATATTTTAACTTCAGAAAGTCAAATGACTGCATTTTGCGCTTTTGTTTCTCAAATGCCAGGAAACGATCGGTTAGAGTGGTACGTATGAGACCAGATCGACACAAAGTACTGTACGTGGAAGAAAATAGTCATTAGTTATGAGGATAGATTTTTGTAACCTTATCCCTATTAGAGTCATAGTTGGGTTAAAAAGTCTGTTTTCCTTGTGATGAGCTttacgagatatttaatgtaacCATCTGCATTATCTTGCATTCCCTAAAGGTGATGTGTTGCCTTGTTGtgataataatacagtattttattttatgttcgtGGAAGATTCATTTGGCCGCGTTTTGGGTGTGAACTTGTTCATTCCGTTGTCCTCCGTATTGCCAGCCAACGTTATCTCGCTTTCATTAACTCATTTAGATGTTGTTTACACTCATCTACAAATGCATTTGCAAAACgagtcatgcatttttaatGGTCTCTCAGAGAATCCGAAGCAAAGTTCGCCAAActtgtgtattgtttttatacaaacaCATAAACCTATGCTTTAGGATCAGCAGAACAGACACACTGAAGCACACTTCACAGAAATACAAagagaaatacagtaaatgctaACAAAGGCGTGCAATGTGCATGCAGGGCTGCGTGGGTTTGTTAATAAAAGTAATACACCAGTTGTCGGCcagactgcattttttttttttaaacataacataAATCGTTTATTTAACACGGATAATAATCTGTGTATCTTctatttcattttgtctttaacCCCCATTAATCAATAGCGAGCTTACAGACaacaaaaatcatttgttaaGAATTCCTCGGTCTCAATTAAAAATGGCCCAATACTTCCCATGAGCGCATTTAAACGTCAGCTGACTCAATGAGTCAAAGATGTGCTTTCACTGCACTGCTCTATTGATTTGTATGTACTAACTTTAAAAGtgacaatttagtttttgtatTGAACATGACTGATGACTTGCGTAACAATCCTTTCTACATTTCTTTCCCAAACGCTGCTTTGCTGTTTCGGGCTCTGCTTCTTGCTTGACTCGCGTTCTCCTCTGGTGGGTGCGGAATTTAACAAGCTTCTCTCGAGTGACCTTCAGGTCCACGACTCTCAAGGGGGCGCTTCCTTCCCGGGCCCGAGTTCCTCCAAGCCAAGCTCTGTGTTGCTTGTTGTGTCTTCCCGTTTGCGCACACAGTTAACAGTTCACTCAAAAGTCAAGGAGTTCTGCCGTTCCCGCtgcagacagaaaaacattccGCGCGAGTCCTCCCTTCCAAAAACACAGCAGCAGCACATGGACAGCCTCCCTCATTCTGTCATGAACCTGTGGTTTATTTTCAGAACGTGTCAAGTAGCATTTTCTTCCCCTCCCGGAGTTCATGCGTATCCAAATAGATGCAGATATGTATGGCATTCACATTTGGATAGATCGTGGCCCATCCGTACGCTGACCTCAGCAGGGAGTAGATGTGGAATTGCAGCAATGCTAAAACAAGTGATATGAGCCAGGTCGGCGTAAAGATGAATCTAACTGTACATTACGTTTCTGGGGGAGGCAGGCATCAGCCTGCTAAGAGGATCAAGCCCATCTTTGCTGTGATGCTTCATCCCTTGTGTTAAGCAGAGGCTCAACTTCATGCGACCGCACTTCGTCTCAGTTGCCTGTAGGAAAGAGTGGCTGACAGAATGAGCGCATTGTTTCCACACTTTGCTCATGAGTTTGAATTAGAATAAGAATCAAGAACTCTTGCAGAGTTGCTTTAGACATACATAAAAAACGCTCTGTCCTTGTTTATATCACGGGCTTACACTGATTTATGTTTTGACACCACTGAGTATTTGTGTACATTACGTTTGCTTGGTTCCAGATGTCACTTTGCGTGTGAGCTGTTCCGGCTGCTCTGTGTGGAGAGTGTAGAGATGTCTTCCTTTGCTCATAGTGTTGGGCATGTGACATGGGCATAGTTGTGTGAATGCTTGGACTGATGCTGTTTTGTTTCGACGAgacttattttacaaataatgaaaatgtctCTTTTAACCAGCTAAAATAACACCATTGCTCAACAGATTCAAAGGTCatcaaggggggaaaaatgtgATCAGCCGAAACAACTAACACTCACACAAAACTGTAAttgactcattcactgccagccttccccgTTAAcctggatatttgacttctaaagccgtcaatggcagtgaatgtgttaaatatcCTACAAGTTCTCTCAAAGGGGTTCTGAATTCCTTTTTCACCACCTGAGTAGGACATGTTTCAGGTGGTCAGAGACACCACCACTATCCTCTTATTTGAATTCAATCAGAGAAGCTAGGTGGTGTGTCATGTGCATGTGTTAATATTAAAGCCAAGGTGCTACTGACGAGCGAACTGATTTGATGCCCGTTAACATTGTAACTCCAACGAGGAcacagagagagcgagcgaaAGGACCAAAGAGAGAAGATTTTATGTTTTAGTATTCAAAGTATTCACAATAGACAGTCTCTGTGTTTTACATCTTGTGCATTGCATTTCCAATAAAAGTCCCAACAATAAGTTGAATACGTTTTTAGTATTTTTAGTACTCACTATAGGGGGCTGGTTTACCTGAGGGAGAAAATGCATACTGTTAATGTTGACGTAGAGGTGCTACTTCACCTATGAATGAGTTGTGTTAGTGGGGTTGCTTGCAATATGTTGTAGACATATTGCAAGCAATATGACACGGGCTCCCTCCACCGTGTCGTCGGTATACCGGATAATAAAGCAAAATCACGAAATGAGGATCCATAATCTTTCCAGATTCCGATGGATAAATGTAATGTCATTTGATGTCTTCAAATGGTTTGTTATGAATGTTGGTGTGTTGTGTGCAAGCATGCTTTAGTGGAGTGTTCGGAGGTCAAGCAGAAGATCTAACAAAGTGACTCATGTGCCCTGGACACTGTGACTGAGCTGTTCTTCATCTTATTGCTGTCACTTCCTCTCCACGCTTGTGTACTCAACCTTCCTCTCGTCAGCGCACGTGGCCGTGCCTGTATCAGTGCCCTGATCCTTGCGGAATGTATACGGAAGCACACGTGGGATCCTTCAGGAGGAAAGTGGGAATGGGCAAAGTAATGGTGTAAATACTACTGCAGAAACCAGGAAAGaaaagcggggggggggggggggggaaacattttgaagctCTCAGGGGCATCGACACTTGTGCGGGTAGGAAAAGGACGAGCAATGCGGGCGATCGAAAACGTTCGTAATTATAGGAGGGTTGAAAGAAGAGTGTACAGGAGAGACGAGACATGAAGAGGAAATGGACAGAGATGCACGGGGGCCAAATGGAGACGAGGCATACTGGTGACATGAGCTCAT contains these protein-coding regions:
- the mapk12a gene encoding mitogen-activated protein kinase 12 isoform X2, which codes for MIFVITSLHFIIWPAKIMSRRVRPGYHRQEINKTSWEVPDRYRDLKQVGTGAYGTVCSAMDVRTRTRVAIKKLYRPFQSELFAKRAYRELRLLKHMKHENVIGLSDVFTADLSLDKLNDFYLVMPFMGTDLGKLMKLQRLSEEKIQYLVYQILKGLKYIHSAGIIHRDLKPGNLAVNQDCELKILDFGLARQADSEMTGYVVTRWYRAPEVILSWMHYSQTVDIWSVGCIMAEMLQGKPLFKGSDHLNQLTEIMKITGTPTQEFIAELQSDDAKSYIQSLKKVEKKDLHKVFSDANPQAVSVLEHMLLLEPESRATAADALLLPYFTEFREPEEETEAQPYDHSLDNTELPLEQWKRHTFTEILTFNPVVPESKETSL
- the mapk12a gene encoding mitogen-activated protein kinase 12 isoform X1; this encodes MSRRVRPGYHRQEINKTSWEVPDRYRDLKQVGTGAYGTVCSAMDVRTRTRVAIKKLYRPFQSELFAKRAYRELRLLKHMKHENVIGLSDVFTADLSLDKLNDFYLVMPFMGTDLGKLMKLQRLSEEKIQYLVYQILKGLKYIHSAGIIHRDLKPGNLAVNQDCELKILDFGLARQADSEMTGYVVTRWYRAPEVILSWMHYSQTVDIWSVGCIMAEMLQGKPLFKGSDHHEDHRNTNSGIHSRTTIRRRQKLHPKSQKSGKERPSQSVLRCQSTSGVSVGAYVITGAGKQGHSGGCPLAAVLHGVSGTRGGDGSSAVRPLAGQHGAAPGAVETSHLHRDLNLQSCCARIQGNISVRHKLPTFDRFPPPPQEIRKVFTMLSGVQTCPFDLLAIVCLKLCRTSGT
- the mapk12a gene encoding mitogen-activated protein kinase 12 isoform X3, which produces MSRRVRPGYHRQEINKTSWEVPDRYRDLKQVGTGAYGTVCSAMDVRTRTRVAIKKLYRPFQSELFAKRAYRELRLLKHMKHENVIGLSDVFTADLSLDKLNDFYLVMPFMGTDLGKLMKLQRLSEEKIQYLVYQILKGLKYIHSAGIIHRDLKPGNLAVNQDCELKILDFGLARQADSEMTGYVVTRWYRAPEVILSWMHYSQTVDIWSVGCIMAEMLQGKPLFKGSDHLNQLTEIMKITGTPTQEFIAELQSDDAKSYIQSLKKVEKKDLHKVFSDANPQAVSVLEHMLLLEPESRATAADALLLPYFTEFREPEEETEAQPYDHSLDNTELPLEQWKRHTFTEILTFNPVVPESKETSL